Proteins encoded in a region of the Triticum dicoccoides isolate Atlit2015 ecotype Zavitan chromosome 3A, WEW_v2.0, whole genome shotgun sequence genome:
- the LOC119267123 gene encoding uncharacterized protein LOC119267123 produces MPITPPFGLLEPLKLVIDDGRSPSIPESTPVHIMVPVDARMAVLVSIDGSGNVTVSAPSWRIPIIRAGKFEATTSSGAGPLSFVDLHTDGRYSGIDFPVPAGAYRSIGEIIKATCSCLSRPCPSHYRHEDGPSALQQPSDSSPTTTFEDLEEAMFEAAPTFEATSSTCPQAQAVTPGSPMSPILSHIRHDWGLEYYIRVDHQGSFHTYPDIGGPFQSLQQAKNAIDQHLHGRRHTSMCMEQAGVSQNEMGIRQCLFWPDGTRKKRTKSYIFKKGHEHISRLVCAIVDQYNEDHNLLGDLAYKLKDMVRHKSFREKDEWYRHLNFTAKIKGADGLDWFEKLFFVELRNTKQEESYGEWVVSCFCMVDPTDNGHCGGCKSGVRHPNKADAYTCGHVGADELCGCPAEWSDSDEDDRSKERRIRRMYKGRKPFVLPASAVPKETA; encoded by the exons ATGCCAATCACGCCCCCCTTCGGTCTCCTCGAGCCTCTGAAGCTCGTCATCGATGACGGCCGCTCCCCTTCGATACCGGAGAGCACGCCAGTGCACATCATGGTTCCCGTCGATGCCCGGATGGCGGTCCTTGTGTCCATCGACGGGAGCGGGAACGTCACGGTGAGCGCTCCGTCCTGGCGCATACCTATAATCAGGGCCGGAAAGTTCGAGGCCACTACCTCCTCCGGCGCGGGGCCACTGTCATTCGTTGACCTACATACTGATGGGCGCTACTCCGGCATAGATTTCCCCGTTCCCGCTGGGGCGTACAGAAGCATCGGGGAAATCATCAAGGCAACCTGCTCCTGCTTAAGCCGCCCCTGCCCCTCTCACTATCG GCATGAGGATGGTCCCTCTGCGCTGCAACAGCCGAGTGACTCGTCCCCCACTACAACGTTTGAGGACTTGGAGGAGGCCATGTTCGAGGCAGCTCCAACATTTGAGGCCACTTCCTCTACCTGTCCGCAGGCACAGGCAGTAACTCCCGGGTCACCCATGTCACCCATTTTGAGCCATATACGACATGATTGGGGTCTGGAATATTACATCAGGGTTGATCACCAAGGATCATTCCACACATATCCTGACATTGGTGGCCCGTTTCAGAGCTTGCAACAAGCTAAAAATGCCATTGATCAACATCTTCATGGCCGTCGTCACACCTCAAT GTGCATGGAGCAAGCTGGTGTTTCTCAAAATGAGATGGGTATACGGCAGTGTCTTTTTTGGCCCGATGGCACAAGGAAGAAGCGCACAAAATCATATATATTTAAGAAGGGCCATGAACATATATCCAGATTGGTGTGTGCTATAGTGGACCAGTATAATGAGGATCACAATCTTTTGGGG GATCTTGCATACAAACTCAAAGACATGGTGAGACACAAATCATTTCGTGAGAAGGATGAATGGTACCGCCATCTGAATTTCACCGCAAAGATTAAAGGAGCTGATGGCTTGGACTGGTTTGAAAAACTGTTCTTTGTTGAACTAAGAAATACAAAACAAGAAGAGAGCTATGGAGAGTGGGTAGTCAGCTGTTTTTGCATGGTCGATCCTACTGATAATG GTCATTGTGGTGGTTGTAAAAGTGGTGTGAGGCACCCCAACAAAGCTGATGCATACACTTGTGGTCATGTGGGTGCAGATGAGCTATGTGGATGCCCGGCAGAGTGGAGCGACTCCGATGAAGAT GATAGGAGCAAGGAGCGTAGGATAAGACGTATGTACAAG GGCCGGAAACCTTTCGTCCTCCCTGCGTCGGCTGTACCCAAGGAGACAGCATAA